A window of Streptomyces sp. NBC_00878 genomic DNA:
GCGATCACGGCCCACATGGGCACAAGCCTCCTGCGCGGGACGGCGGCGAGTCCGGCCGGGAACACCCACCCGACGTGGAGCCCGCAGGGTGTGTACCGGTCGCTGGGCGCCGACCGCTGGCTGGCCGTCAGTGTGCGCGACGACACCGAATGGGCGGCCCTCTGCGAGGTCATCGGCCGCCCCGAACTCGCCACCGACGAGCGGACCCGTACCGCCGAGGCCCGCAGGCGTGAGCCCGCCCTGGTCGACGGCGCGCTCGGCACCTGGGTCCGCGGGATGTCCGCCGACGCCGCCGCCGAACTGCTCCAGGCGCGCGGCATCCCCGCCGGAGCCGTACAGGACGGGCGTGAACTCGTGGAACACGACCCGCAGTTGCGGGCCCGCGGCTTCTACGTGCACAAGGAGCACCCGGTCGCGGGAGCCTTCCTCCACGAGGGCGTGCCGATCACCCTCACGCGCACACCCGGCGGCATCCGCGAGCCCGCGCCCGTACTCGGCGCCGACACCGACGCGGTACTGCGCGACGTGGCGGGACTGACCCCGGAACGGATCCAACACCTCCGCGCCGACGGAGTTCTGAGGTGAACGGACAACCGGGCGCCGCGGTGAACGGTCGGCCGAGTAGTCCGGTAAACGCCATGACCGTGCCCGGACTCCTCGCCGCGGCCGCCGAGGAGTTCGGCGACCGGGTCTTCCTGCGCGTGGGGGACGTGTCACGGACGTACCGGCAGTCGCGGAGGGCGGCGGCCGAGATGGCGGGAGCACTCGCGGCGCGCGGCTGCCGACCGGGCGACCGCGTCGCCGTCATGGCAGGCAACCGGATCGAGTTCGTCGACCTGATCCTCGGCTGCGCCTGGCTCGGCGCGGTCCTGATACCGCTGAACACCGGTCTGCGCGGCCAGGGCCTCAGGCACGTCCTGCGCGAGGCGGAGCCGTCCTTCCTGCTCGCGGAGGCCGAGCCGGCGGACCGCGTCCTGGAGGCCGGCTTCCGCGGCACACTGTGGGTCGTGGGCGAGGACGACGTCCCCGTACCGGGTGAGGCCGCCGCCGTCCGGTCGCCACCCGCACGCCCGGACGACACCGTCTTCGTCCTGTTCACCTCGGGAACCACCGGGCCCCCGCGCGGCGTGCGCTGTCCCCACGCCCAGACCGTCTGGTGGGGCCGCAACGTCGCGGACTCGCTGCGCCTCACCGCCGACGACGTGCTCCACACCTGCCTCCCGCTGTTCCACACCAACGCCCTCAACACGCTCGCGCACGCCATGACCGTGGGCGCGACCTGCGTCATCGGGGAACGGTTCTCCGCCACGCGGTACTGGGACCTGGTGGCCGAGAGCGGTGCCACCGCCGTGTACCTGCTCGGCGCGATGGCGCCCATGCTGCTGGCGCAACCACCCGGCGGGCACGACCGCGCGCATCG
This region includes:
- a CDS encoding AMP-binding protein; translated protein: MTVPGLLAAAAEEFGDRVFLRVGDVSRTYRQSRRAAAEMAGALAARGCRPGDRVAVMAGNRIEFVDLILGCAWLGAVLIPLNTGLRGQGLRHVLREAEPSFLLAEAEPADRVLEAGFRGTLWVVGEDDVPVPGEAAAVRSPPARPDDTVFVLFTSGTTGPPRGVRCPHAQTVWWGRNVADSLRLTADDVLHTCLPLFHTNALNTLAHAMTVGATCVIGERFSATRYWDLVAESGATAVYLLGAMAPMLLAQPPGGHDRAHRAWRGLSPATPASAWQPFRERFGVTLVDGFGSTETNLVIGSTPEDQRPGHIGTLRDGFSARVVDEHLAPVPDGTAGELVVRSHRRFAFSTGYLGDPERPPDTWRRTGDRVIREPDGSYRFVDRVKDVIRRRGENISSYEVESAVRSHPAVADAAAFPVPSELAEDEVMVAVLPRPGSVLDPGDLVRHCERELPAFAVPRYVDTVPALPLTETGKVRKTVLRERGVTAGTWDRAAEVSPTVRPRHP